CAACGACCGCGTAAAATTGCGTTTCCTCTCCGCTAAGAGCTCGCGTCGGTTTCAAGTcgcgagctcttaacgaataaatactgtacactttttttcaaatattatgtTCAGTGTTCCGAATTCGAAGATACCTCGTTGGATCCCGTTTCCACGAAGCACGTGGAAAATACACGATACAcaagattttgatgtttctcacaATACTCTCGATCCCATCTCTAATGAGGATCTAGTGATGTTTCTTCACAGATAGAACAAAAACGTTTTTGGGTATTAAAGTGACACGTTCTCTGTGTCCTTGCTCCGTTTGCGTATTTATCGCAGATGATCGGCCTTACACTCGAAAAACaacaataggaattactcgagggtCTTAATACCTCTATTCCGTGTGTCCACGAAGACGTCTCGTTTGTTCAATTtcacgaaaagaaacaaaacggaAAACTCATCCGGCACGTACGAggtatcgaaacgaacaaataaaaaaaaagaaaaaaaaagtcgacAAGGAACGTTATCTCTGTTGTTTCGCGTGGTCTCGTCGGGGCTGTTCgaatagaaaacaaaaaaaattacacgtatAAAAAAACAATCTGTGCACGTGTGCACGTGACTAACTCTAGTCACTAAGTCAAGCAATCACTGATCTAAATTCTATACAGAAGGATCTGTTTGTAAACTACCGTGAATTCTTTTGGGATAGGTGATACACAACGTTAATCAATGACGAGGACCAAGCTTTTTGTTCGCAAGCTGTGCCTCCGGAAGTGTTATCAGCTTGTCACACAGGTTCAAGAATGAGAAATTGACGAACGGCGGATGGGGGATTCGCAACGGTTCTGTTTATAgaaaataatgtttttttttttttgtctgttGTGCTCCGTTTGTCTTTTTACACACACACGTGCTTCTGATCACGAGCACGAACTTACATGGACCGGCGCGATGTTCTTTACTCCATTGCGGAGGGCGCCTTGCGGGCCTTCTGTTGCGGCTACACAGGGACATAGAGATTTGAGAATTAGAGATCCTGTATTGCAATACCTCTTGTGCGCGAGGTACGCGGAACTATGTTTCCCAAATTGTGACTCGAGCTACGATTTTTCCTCACTGGGTTTGGAATTGCTATCGTTTTTTGAATTTTCTACAGGTAGAATATTTCTGACCGGGGGATATACCGCAACAGGACGCGGGTGTAGCACGACACGCCTGAAGAGATCCGTTTTCCGAGAAGACGATACGTAAATCGTTTTCCTCGCCACGTTAAACAACTACCGTTCCATTTACTCTCTTTGCAGCATCTCACGAGCTAATTCGGAAATACCAAGTTTCGCAACTTAACGTTTCCTTAATATCTTTCTCGAGTTTCTATCGTACGGTGTTAATAACGAGAAACTTATTCCTACAAAGGATCGGTCTTCTATCTCGACAATATCAATCAAGAGGTTAATGCTTCGTAATACTTCGTTTCCTCGATATTAGATTCTTGAGTCTAACAACTTGCAAATTTGTACTTGCGTTACTAAACCCTTTGCgttgtataaatatacatatatttatatcggAGAGTCTCTAATTAATCAAGTTGGAGAAGTTTCCTTCTGTTTGGTCTCTGTCCCTGTTACTGTTTACACGAGTCCCTTCGTTTCCTAACGGTTATGCGTTGAAAGTATATATTTCCTAACACGGAACGAACTAAAGTTTCCGACGATACAAAGAGAAACGCTATTGAAAGAAATCGGTATTGTACTCGCGAGAAACAACGGTCCAGTGATTCAGCTTACCGCTGGGCTCAGTCCGCGCGCGGCACTTCCTCCACGTCCCTTGGTGCGGAACTTGGTGATCGCCTGTTCAGCTAGATCCGCCCTCTCCTCTGCTTCttcaagttcctgttgcgcttTGCGGAATTTGGCAAGATTCAGAGCAGCTATCTCTTCAGCCTCCTCGATCTGTCTCTTGTACGTCTTAATCTTCTGCTGAAGTTTGTCGACAAGATCTTGCATGCGCTCGTGGTTCTTGCGGTCTTCATCCGCCTGAAATTAACGCAGTTATTATTGCAACTGGGATTACAACTAGATTTGAATCAATGTTCACGCGTTACCAGAAGTTTCGAATTCGAAGAACGGCGAAACAATCGCGTTATAAATCTGTCATAGATTGTATCTGgttttatcgatcgaagaatcggCGAAATCGACTCGTACCTGGAAGCTCAACTCCTTGATACGGCGTTCGGACTTGCGGAGGTTCTTCTGAGCATCAGCGTGTCTCCTTTGTTCTCCATCCAATTCGTTCTCCAGTTCGCGGACGCGTTGTTCAAGTTTCTGGATAGCCTTCTTGCCACCTTTGAGGGCGTTTGCCTCGGCTTCGTCCAGACGCACCTGGAGCTCCTTGATTTGAGTCTCGAGAGCCTTGCGCAGTTTCTCTTGAGTTTGAGCGTGATCTTGCTCGGCTCGGAGTTCGTCGGCCAATCTAGCCGCGTCGACCATTGCcttctttgccttctcttcgGAGTTCTTCGCTTCGTTCAGAAGTTCATCCAGATCAGACTGAAACAATTGATTTTCTTCAAATTCCGTgccttcgaataaaaatatttcggtcAACTTTCTACCGTGAGTAACATTTTTAGAAACTATCGTTAACGAATAATCAAGAACGAACGATCCTGTTGATCGTTGCGTTTCGTACAACACGCCTAAAAGTGACCTAAAAGTAATACTCACGTGGAGGGTCTGGAGTTCAGCTTCGAGTTTCCTCTTGGCAGCGGATATAGAGGCATTCTGAGCACCAAGTTCGTTGAGTTGCTCATGGCAGTCGGCCAATTCTTGTTCTGCCTGGCGACGTCCGCGATCCGCTTGTTCCAGAAGAGTGCGGCTTTCTTCGAGTTCGTTCTGCAGTGCGTTGGCCCGACGTTCTGAGATTCCAAGGAGTTCTCTTGCCTCGTCGCGCGCTCGTTGTTCCTCTTCAAGAGCGGTCTGCACGTCCTTCAGTTGTTGTTGGTATCTCTTGATGTTCTTCTGGGCCTCAGCGTTCGCCTTGTTCGCGTGATCCAGAGCGATTTCCAATTCGTTGATGTCGGCCTCGAGCTTCTTCTTCATGCGCAGCGCCTCAGCTTTGCCCTGGAAATTACGCAACATTCGCGtccaattaaaaattttacgagCTACTAAATTTAACGATTGCGATTTTCGATCATCGAAAATCAGGAGACAACCATTCAACGTGTTCGTTCTCAACCGACCTTGGCTTCTGCTTCGAGGGATGCTTGCATGGAATCGAGAGCACGTTGGTGATTCTTTCTGGTGTTTTCGAATTCTTCCTCTTTCTCCTGGATACGGCGGTCAATCTCCTGTCGAACTTGGCTAAGTTCAAGCTGGCTGCGGAGAACCTTGTTCTCTTCTTGTTCGAGAGCAGCTTCGGCCTCCTCGAGTGCGGCTTGAAGTTCATCCTTCTCAGCCTCCAGGCGCTTCCTGGCCTTCTCGATCTCGTGGATGTTGCGTCCACCCTCGCCGATTTGGTCCAGAAGATCTTTGACTTCGTCGGCAAGGTTCTTGTTTTCGCGGCGTACTGCCTCCAGTTGTTCCTGGCCTTCCTCGTATGCACCTTCATTCGAAAAGCAAACAACGTATTAATCCATGCTACCTTCTATtgaaaccctttgcactcgattaTTCTTCGCTACTAGAAACCAACGCTTCGAAAGAATCCttcgagtcgtaaaattaatccggaacggaacattttcacaTACTTGGCATATATACGTTTACGaaaacgtgatatttaaattccaatttgaattacaAACCACGAACGTTTTCCCGGGTCGGAATCGGTACACCGAACTAGGTAGcgaccgagggtctcctctcgagtccaaagggttaaacgaaCCGATGTTCAACGTTAACGCGACCTCTCGAGTTGAACTTCGAAAGAGACGTTTCGCTGAAAGAAGTAGAAGTACCGTACCTCTGAGCCTGAACAGTTCCGTGCTGTAGTTGCGGCATTCCTTTTGGCTGGCGTCGAGTTCGGCGGCAAGATCGTCGACCTTGAGCTTCCATTCGCCAATAATCTTGTCGAAGGCCTTCTGTTTCTTCTCGGCAGCGTTGGCAATTGCTGTTGCACGGTCGACCTCGATCTGCAGGTCCTCGACCTCCGTCGATAATCTCTGTTTCGTTTTCTCGAGCGCGATGACCTTCTGGTTGAGGGATTCGATGGTCTCCTCCGCTTCCGCCAAACGTGCCTGCAACTTTCTCTTAGCTTCCTCGAGTTCTTCCGCTCTTGCAACGCCCTCGGACTCGTACTTGGTACGCCACAATTGGGCCTCCGCGTTCGCCTTGCTCAGCTGCCTCTGTAGATCAGCCTTGCCCTCCGCCTCTTCCTCGACTTGTTCCCGAATGTTGTCCAGATCGTGTTCCAGGTTACGGAATTTGCCAAGCAGTGTGGCGCGTTCCCTTCCTTCCTCGTCGGCCAATCGTTTCGTGTCCTCGAGTTGCGTGGTGAGCGAGATCTTGATTTTGGAAAGCTGGCTAACTTGGGACTCGGCCTCCTCCAGTTGGCGCAGGAGGTCGCTGTTCTCGATCGACAGCTTCTTCTTGGCGGCGTCGAAGTCGTTCAGGGTGCGGTTCACCTCTTCGAGTTTACCCTGGGTCTCGTTCAATTGGTGTTGCAATTGCTTGACGATCTTCTCTTGGGCGGCCTTTGTTCGAaatgttggaaatatttaatcgaacgCCTCGAATCGATCGCTCGAGCTTCGAATTTACGTTTGGACGATCCTTCCGGAAGGATTTCGTGGCGAACGTGGAATATTTACCAGCACGATGCGATCGTGCCCAATGGAAAGACGAACGAACTCTGATAGACCGATCGGTGAACAATTTTTGATGTTAAATATCGTCCAAACGTCAACTCGAGCTTCAAATAGAAATGTACACACGAGGAGCAAGCTTTGCAATCTGGACACACTTTCCAACGGTGCAAGGTATGTACGAAAACATTCACGAGATTCATGGAATCTTCCTCAAACTCGTTTCCTCTCTCAGCTGCAACGGCTACCCGATGAAGCTGTTAGTTGCGTTAGTTTGCCGAATTAGGAAGGATTTTCGAACGGACGTCTTACCTTCTCGTTGCTCAGGTGGTCTACGCTCGCGCGCATGTCGTTCAATTCGCTGAAGTATTGCACCTTCTCTTTCTCAACCCTGGTTTTCATTGAAACAGATTCGAAGAGAATGATTAGTGACCAGGGAGGATAAAATTAGATAGACGACATTTTGGTTACGATGAAATACATTActggaagaaatatttcaaagataTCGACGGAAACCTGAAAATTAATCACAGAGACAAGGGGAACATTTTCGTGCTCATTCCGATACGTCGAAGGTTGGACAAAAAACAATCTACGAAGAGTAACGAATCGCTGTTTagtatgaaaaagaaaaaacaaattgtAGTCCCTCCGGTCAATTACAGCGTTTGAAAACAGAATTTTGATTCCGTGCtaactctgaaagtagatcgagAACACAAAACAGGAAGAAAAGACAGACACGACAGatgatttttcaaacaaatttcgaataaacaGGGTCTCGACATTCTCGTTGTTTTTAATGTACCTTTTCGCGGGCAACCTGATCCGTCGTGGCACGAGAATTATTCAGCTCGGAGTGGATGTCATGACGGCCCTTTTCGGCTCTATTGAAAACATCGCATTACGTTCTCGATTCTTTGAAAACGTTCATCGTTACGTTAAACGcaaagtaaatttcttcgttgctAATATATATAGTTTCTACAGTCTCTAGAAAATCTTCTACACCGAGAGATCAATATTTCGGACTAAATCTTAACCTGTATAGTATCTTTCGAGTACTTCTACAAGCTGAGGAATCCGATCACGAACAGAAAGAAACATTCTTTTCTCTAATAACATAATTTCTCGTACTTGGAGACACTCGAACTCAATCGATCATTACCGTTAATCGTCGAGAATTAAAGGGTGTCCCAAATATCACCGGTAGATTTGAATTTACTCGAAAAAGTAAAGTAAGCTGTCccaattatcaccggtcgatttgaatttactTGAAAAAGTAAAGTAAGCTGTCCCAAATATCATCGGTAGATTTGAATTTACTTGGAAAAGTAAAGTAAGTTGTCccaattatcaccggtcgatttgaatttactCGAAAAAGTAAAGTAAGCTGTCCCAATTattaccggtcgatttgaatttactCGAAAAAGTAAAGTAGGCTGTCCCGTTTataaccggtcgatttactttatcAAGTAAGttcgaatcgaccggtgataataGGGACACCTTGAAGAAGTTCTAGTCCGTTCGTGTGGATGCGATATAATATCGATAAGTGTCAATGTCACCGTCTCACCTAGCCTTGAGCTTGTTGAGTGTGTCAATTTGTTCTCCCATTTCGGCAACGGCATCGTTATGCTTCTTGCGCAAGCTGGCAAGGGTAGCTTCGTGCTGAATGTTGGCTTCCTCGAGGTCCCTGCGAAGCTTGCTAAGTTCAGCCTCCCTCTTCTTGTTGAGCTCGATTTGAGCAGAGGTGGCGCCACCAGCTTCTTCGAGACGTTCGCCAAGTTCCTCAAGTTCTCGTGCAAGGTCGCTGCGTTGTTTCTCAGCTTTCACGCGAGAACCACGCTCAGCTTCGATCTTTTGTAAACAGAGACGTAGACGTTCGATGTACACTCGAGCCAATTGTGAAAACCGAAAGTACATTTCTCTTTTTCGATAAACTTACTTCttcctcgagttcttcgataCGTGCTTGCAGTTCCTTGATCTGTTTCTGTAACTTGCCGACCAAGGACTGTTCGTCTTCGAGTTTAGCGGTTAAGGACGAGAGTTCCTTGTCCTTGCGTTGGATAGTTTGCTCGAGTTCCTTCTTGTTTCTCTCGAGGTCAGCAACGGCTTCTTGTGTGAGTTTCAAGTCACCCTCAACCTTCCTCTTGGACTTCTCTACGTCAGCCCTGTGGAAAcaattatgtaaaattattaaatttaccgGTTTGCACGGTACCAAACATTAATATGAACCAATTATAACTCTTCTGTTACAGCTTCGAAGCGAATTCGTCTCGGAAAATGTATCTATCTCTTTTAAgataagaatataaagaaacattttttaaaaattctttttaaattcattttaccgtcgaaaatgtttgaaattgtaATCGTTAAAATATACTGACCGTGATTTCTTTTCACGTTCAAGGGaatcctcaagttcgtcaagagTATGCTCGAGTTTGATTTTGACTTTGTTAAGGTGGTTGACCTTGTCTTCGGCAGCCTGGAGCTCCTCGCCAGTCTTCTGGTTAACCTCACCCTGGTTCTTCTTCTCTTTGTTCAATTTGTTGATCAATTCGTCTTGGTGAGCAATCTCGTCGTTCAAGTTGCGTATTTGGTGATCCTTCGTTGCTTTGTCTTGCTCTGACTTCTGGAGATTGAGCTCGAGGTCTTCGATGTCTTTTTTCAAACCAGCTACCTCCTGTTCGAGTTTCTTCTTATTTTGGAAGAGGTTGTTTCTTGAGTCTTCTTCTTCCTTGAATCTATCGTTAAGGTCCTGTGATAGATAAAATAAAAGTTAACGGATACTCTATGGATGCTatcgtatttttcttcgcgttGGTTCACCTTACGATAAGAGTGAACATTTTCTTAGCTGCCACTGttcgatattttcgttcgaaagtagtatCGATTCGTTGCACTTCGTTCTCAAGGGTACTCTTCAATCGATCGTATTAAATATGTTTAATAATaagaatgtattatataatttgaTCGTTGCTTCTCAATATTTTTCCTCGCGTTGGTTCACCTTACGATAAGAGTGAAACATTTTCTTAGCTACCACTGTTCGatgttttcgttcgaaagtagtatCGATTCATTCTCACGGGCACTTTTCGATCTCatcgtattaaatatatttaataataagaacgtattatataatttgATCGTTGCTTctcaatattcaataattttcagctgcagtaaaaattaattttgatcttcACAGCACGATGCATACTATTATTTAATACATCCGAGTGTTACTTTACTCCAGATCCATTGCTCGAGTATGTACACGTAATGCAACGTTGCATTACGAcgatagaaatatatatttaatagcgACTCGTGTTCGATGGAGGATTCAGTGTCGTACTCGATTAACTGGATGTATTTATATCTAACATAttcgacaaaaatattcaacaagTAGTCCACTTGGTCCCGATATTATTATACAGGCTTAAAAATATTGCGTTACGACGATGCGGATGAATTGAGTAAACATAAACAAGTAGAATCATCTGGCAAGCTGAGATGATGCGTGGGTGTTGAATCATTCGTTACAAGAAGAAGGCTAGTTCATGGAAGTGGCTTTCGATCCAAGGACGCGAAGAACGTCAAAGAACATCTCGAGGAGTCTACCACGAAGTGGAAAATCAGCAACACTGATGTTCGATGAtactaaataaatattactttttaaaGGATTTGCGAACCACCGTGTTAGAATCGCAAAAAAAATGATTCATGCTCGAAGAAACGCGAGCTTTCGAGTATTATAGCGTATCGTTATGATATcacttattatttattaaccgtTACGGTGAATCACAGACCTCTGGTGGAAAGTATTGCATCATTCGTTTACCTAACACCTTTAGAAATAACtgttcgtattatttttactttcgtatAAATAGCAATTGCACGAAAATGTAATTATCTCAATTGGAGAGTATAAATAACAGTGTAAGTTACCAAATGCCGTAGAAATAATACTAAAAGAATAgttaaaattgttcgaacgaaacgtgaaTAAATTCATTTACTCGCCGGAAGTAAACATTCGTCGCAAGGTGTATTTAATGCTACATTATCAAACTGAACGAACTTCAAATTAAATCGAATACATTGTTGCgtgttatttattatattggctatttcgtattaattattttatcatcgtaccttttctttttttacgcatATCGATAAAGTTCACGAGACCTTTTCGGAAGATTACTCAAGATTCCTGTCACGCGATTGttttgcaacgaagaaagacgtcGTTCGAGTGGTGcacgaaaatggaaaaaaaagattACCGATGATATCGAACGGTCATTGTCTTCCATCGATTCCGTTTTCAAGATTTTATCATCCCGATGTTGACACAATCCTCTTAAATAAAGTTCAGAAGTCTAACTCGGACCAATATTATCCACGATCGTCTCGTCGACCACACGATCGttttgcaacgaagaaagacgtcGTTCGAGTGGTGCACGAAAATGGCAAAAAAAATTACCGATGATATCGAACGGTCATTGTCTTCCATCGATTCCGTTTTCAAGATTTTATCGTCCCGATGTTGACACGATCCTCTTAAATGAAACACGAATTGTACGAACACGAGTTACGAAGATTCAGCCACGACAATAACACCCGATGTAGGGTAAACGCAACCGAGATAATTCCGTAAAGTTAAAAGACGAAGCGAAAGTACCCTAGACGGAGGTACTTTAATCGATTCGAGACGAAGAGGATCTCTCGAACGAAGACGTACGGTCAAGAAGTTCCACGATGACGCATATAAGTGTACCGACGTATAAATACATCTTACACCTGTTACCTCCTTCGTTTTCTCGGCTGTTCCAGCGCATAGCCACGCCCACTTTTAATAACCTGGAATCTGGGATCGACGGTGGCTAAATTTGGCTCCTTTAAGGTAGGGGAAAGCTGTTCAATGTTTCCTCTCCCCGACAACCGCGTTAAGCCAGTTTAAACGATTTTTTCTGTTATTCTACTACTTTCCTCCCTAGCCGAGCCGCGCGCGGCGTCGCGTTAATTACAAATTTACTTCCTGCTATCGCGAATATCTCGTACGAGTTCAACCGGCTCGCGATAAAATCGACCCGCGGAGCTATTGATAGGGCTTTACGGTCGTTCATTTAGTTCCTTAACGAACGGTTGAACGAAAAGGGGCCTCGTCTTGAAATTGCACTCGACTCACAGAGAGATCCGCTAATCTCTCCGTACCATTAGTAACAGGTATAAATATCGAAAACGTGAACGCGTATTGCTCCTTGGAAAAACGATGCGCGTAACGATCGATCCGGATTCAGAGTTTCAAATATTCTAACATCGAgcgagaaaatttttttccatgcGTAAACGATTGTCTAAAAGTTACTCCTCGGTTGTAGAAAGTCACAGGCTATTTGAATTATTAAATGGTTTAAATTGTAACAACGTTCTCCCAACGGGGAATAAAACGTGTAAGAATACGGTTAGTGAAGAATTTCATCGTTTAATAATCGTGAGgatattattgtaatttaaattttaaacttgctacaaaaatttttctATCGCAGATTGTACGCTTGGGTACGTCCGAAGAGGACTGGGAGCAACGCGGTCGAAAGCGAAAGAAGCacgtaaatatgtaaataaatttgttactCGGTATCGTCGCGTTTTAAACTGTTATTGCGGTGTTAAATATTCGCGAGTTACTCGCACGATATTTATTACGCTTCTCTTTTCAACGTTGCGTTTCGTAAAAGTGTCGTCCGCTTGATCGAACCGCGACGATCTCGTAATTTTCGACACGTGGCTGCTCGATATCATTTATCGCTCGATCTTGGCGATTCTCTCCCCATAAATTCGACGTTACGGACAGAATGGTCGCGATAGTCGTGCGTATGAGCCATTTCCTGTCCGCACAAAGAGGTCTCGAAAGACGCACGAAGCGATCCTAAATTCAATCTCGAAACGAGCCTGCGACAGTCCAACTGGTGTCAACAGAAAATATGTGCTGGTCGCCGGTTTAAAAGGCACCCGTTAAAAATAGTCTGGAATTCTGGAACGAGCCTCGGTTCCCCACGATGTAaccaaactcccctttctcgagaATCACTTTCGTTACGAATTCTTATGTATCTTCGTGAGCTGTCCGCAAACCCGAGACTCGGAACGTGACAGCGAAGAAATAGTTACCGTCACGGTAGGTTACACGTTAATTCGTATGATAAAGTTACATCGATATCACAAATTGTTTTTCATTGAATtttcgaaagagaaataatcttcgtctttgaaaatattctacaacAGATATTCATCCGTTTCGATTTGTTCtcccttttcatttttttataaatcgatGATTGCATTCTGATCTGTCAAGCTTTTCATCGAATCTGTGATACAATTCTCTGTCGAGTAGTTAGGTTAATCTCAATAGTAACTTTCTGTATCAACGATTATAAAGATCCAATTTCTTTACCATCTTATCTAAATATTTAATACTACTATTTCCTGGAAAACTTCGTCCTCTTATTGGAACTGTTTTTCACCGTATGCGAACATTTTACAATCGTTTGTATCAATCAGCAGGTTACTGTATCCTTTTCACTTCGGTAGTTAGTtactttttgtataaaattgccAAATGGAATGTTTTTCTTAGCTTCGGACTTTTACCGATATATTTAAACGAAGAACCAATTTAACTacgttttattcattttttatacatCGAGAAAGATCCAAAATCAAAATTAACTATCGTGCCGATATTGGTTctatcgattattattttatataaaaaaaaagtgacCGAAATAATCTTTGGAAATGTTAAACATCGATGGAATAAAAAGATTCGGGCGCGTCGTCTCGAAAACAGGGCGGAGAAATAATAAGAGAGACcggaatgaaaaagaaattgtgAGGACTGAAAAAACAACACTCGGCTGCTATAATTTTAGAACGAATGCAGGAAACGACCGAATATGTATGGCGATAAAGCTGAATGATTCGTCGCCGAAGAAAAATAGCGCGCGACGAGCGGTGAAGTCAGACACGGGTCTGACTAATGATGCGCCCTCGCTACTTTGTGGCTGCGCTTCTTGCGCAACGACGATGTATCAACTCTTGTCAGGTGCATCATTCCCGGTAACCCGAGCCAGATTCATTTAAATTATGATCGGACACCGGTGGTGCTCGAATTTCAAGCTTTCCCAAAAAAAACTCTCTTGGACGTTCGCGTTTGGAAGCCGATCGTCTCCTAATTTTACTTCTGTAATCTATGGATTTTAGATTTCGCGTAGTAAATTAACACGCTACTCTCGTTAATTAGAAATTCCAGACGcgagttttttgttttttgttttttttgtttggaGAAATTAGCGCGTAAATTAATACACGTTTGATCTTTCGTAGAGATCGTACGTTTCTCCTTCGAGAAGAAAACGCTTGGAAATTCTTTTTTTGGAAAActtcatatttttctaaaaattaacaTCCCCGAATGTACGATTCATGATAGGTATAAATTAAAATCAGGATATTTTTCGTCCATGAATTGctagaaattaattaatattttctggGTATACTCGAGAGAAAGTTTACTTTCCATACCAAtgatgaaaaatgtttaaccgttcgatcgaacgcgatgtTTCTAcggtttttcgaaaaatattttcggatAGGTATGCAGGAAATGATCTCGAGGGAAAGCTATTCGCAGCttcatattataaataaatatccagCGAAGTTTCTCCGCCTGTTATTCTTTTCGGTATTTAaagctttcgtttcttcgtattttcccgtatatttttctttctaatcTGTTTTTATTAACTGCAGCCGTAACGCACGAATGTCCACGGTGGAATTTCGAATCATTGAGAA
The sequence above is drawn from the Ptiloglossa arizonensis isolate GNS036 chromosome 1, iyPtiAriz1_principal, whole genome shotgun sequence genome and encodes:
- the Mhc gene encoding myosin heavy chain isoform X17: MPKPKPQEGEDPDPTPYLFVSLEQKRIDQTKPYDAKKACWVPDEKEGYVLGEIKATKGDVVTVGLPGGESKDFKKDQLQQVNPPKYEKCEDMSNLTYLNDASVLHNLKQRYYAKLIYTYSGLFCVAINPYKRFPVYTSRCAKLYRGKRRNEVPPHIFAISDGAYVNMLTNSENQSMLITGESGAGKTENTKKVIAYFATVGASTKKADDANQKKGSLEDQVVQTNPVLEAFGNAKTVRNDNSSRFGKFIRIHFGPSGKLAGADIETYLLEKARVISQQSLERSYHIFYQMMSGSVAGLKDMCFLSNNIYDYVNVSQGKITIPNVDDGEECLLTDQAFDVLGFTQEEKNDIYKITAAVMHMGGMKFKQRGREEQAEADGTEEGERVAKLLGCDCADLYKNLLKPRIKVGNEFVTQGRNKDQVAYSVGAMSKAMFDRLFKWLVKKCNETLDTKQKRQHFIGVLDIAGFEIFDFNSFEQLCINFTNEKLQQFFNHHMFVLEQEEYTKEGIQWEFIDFGMDLLACIELIEKPMGILSILEEESMFPKATDKTFEEKLNNNHLGKSPNYLKPKPPKPGQQAAHFAIGHYAGNVPYNITGWLEKNKDPLNDTVVDQFKKSANKLLVEIFADHPGQSGDTGGGGGGKGGRGKKGGGFSTVSSSYREQLNNLMTTLRATQPHFVRCIIPNEMKQPGVIDSHLVMHQLTCNGVLEGIRICRKGFPNRMVYPDFKLRYMILAPAAMAAESDPKKAAQACFESIGLDPESYRIGHTKVFFRAGVLGQMEEFRDERLSKIVSWMQAYIRGYLSRKDFKRLQEQRLALVVVQRNLRKYLQLRTWPWWKLWQKVKPLLNVTRIEDELAALEEKARKAQEAFEKEEKLRKELEEQNTKLAAERNALQRQLDGEKGSLSEYMEKSLKLAAQKADLESQLQDLNDRFKEEEDSRNNLFQNKKKLEQEVAGLKKDIEDLELNLQKSEQDKATKDHQIRNLNDEIAHQDELINKLNKEKKNQGEVNQKTGEELQAAEDKVNHLNKVKIKLEHTLDELEDSLEREKKSRADVEKSKRKVEGDLKLTQEAVADLERNKKELEQTIQRKDKELSSLTAKLEDEQSLVGKLQKQIKELQARIEELEEEIEAERGSRVKAEKQRSDLARELEELGERLEEAGGATSAQIELNKKREAELSKLRRDLEEANIQHEATLASLRKKHNDAVAEMGEQIDTLNKLKARAEKGRHDIHSELNNSRATTDQVAREKAAQEKIVKQLQHQLNETQGKLEEVNRTLNDFDAAKKKLSIENSDLLRQLEEAESQVSQLSKIKISLTTQLEDTKRLADEEGRERATLLGKFRNLEHDLDNIREQVEEEAEGKADLQRQLSKANAEAQLWRTKYESEGVARAEELEEAKRKLQARLAEAEETIESLNQKVIALEKTKQRLSTEVEDLQIEVDRATAIANAAEKKQKAFDKIIGEWKLKVDDLAAELDASQKECRNYSTELFRLRGAYEEGQEQLEAVRRENKNLADEVKDLLDQIGEGGRNIHEIEKARKRLEAEKDELQAALEEAEAALEQEENKVLRSQLELSQVRQEIDRRIQEKEEEFENTRKNHQRALDSMQASLEAEAKGKAEALRMKKKLEADINELEIALDHANKANAEAQKNIKRYQQQLKDVQTALEEEQRARDEARELLGISERRANALQNELEESRTLLEQADRGRRQAEQELADCHEQLNELGAQNASISAAKRKLEAELQTLHSDLDELLNEAKNSEEKAKKAMVDAARLADELRAEQDHAQTQEKLRKALETQIKELQVRLDEAEANALKGGKKAIQKLEQRVRELENELDGEQRRHADAQKNLRKSERRIKELSFQADEDRKNHERMQDLVDKLQQKIKTYKRQIEEAEEIAALNLAKFRKAQQELEEAEERADLAEQAITKFRTKGRGGSAARGLSPAPHRSAFKPQLDGSAFPPRFDLQPDGEL